The genomic window CCACCAGTTGACGGCTGCCTACACGACATCCCTTGAGCGCCCCAGCGATGTTCGACAGTTTGGTCTCAACTACCGCGTGCCACTGTACCGATTGGGCGGTGTCATCGGCATGAGCTACACGCACTCGGACGTTGTCGGAAATTTTGGCGCCTTCAACAGCACGGGGGCTGGGCAGACTTTCGGGCTCAATTACAACCACTATCTGCCACCGGACGGCGGGTACCGGGGCTACGTCAGCCTGGGCCTGGACCACAAGCAGTTTGATGTAACCCACATCAATGGATTCCCGCTGGCTGGGCAGCTTGTGCGGCGCAGCCAGCCCTTGTCGTTGGGATACACCGCCAAAGTGGAGTCGGATTCCCAAGTTTGGGGCTACAACCTCGACCTTGCCAGCAATCTACCGGGTGGCGCAGGCAATGACGTTGCGTCCTATCAATCAGAAGACTCCCGCATCACAACGGCAAGCTGGAAGGTGTTGCGCGGCGGGGCAAACTATCTGACAGGTTTTTCCAATGGCTGGTTTTTCGGCGTGCGTGCACAGTTCCAGCTCAGTACGGACGCGCTAATTTCGGGTGAGCAATTTGGCCTAGGGGGCGCATCGTCTGTACGGGGCGTGGGTGAGAGGCCTTTGTCCGGCGATAGCGGAATGCTGCTGTCGACAGAAATTACTTCGCGGGAGCTGGCACCTGGCTTGCGCATGTTGGGTTTTGTGGACGCCGGGTGGTTGAGCAATAGAAATCCCAATGGCAATCCCAAGCCCGCGGCAGATTCTCTGTCCAGTGCCGGGGTTGGTTTGCGCTACACCTTGCCCACCGTCACCATGTCTGCTGACTATGGACGGGTATTGGGCGGCAGTACCTTGCCCTACGTCGCAGGTTCAGGAATCCCGCAGGCGGGGGACCAAAAACTGCACGTCAACCTGTCGGCGAAGTTTTGACGCGCCGACCCTCTTTCGCTTACTCAGATAAAACTCACCATGGCAGGATTAAAAACTGGCGCTCCAACGCCTCAGGCGTTGACAGTCCACGGCCAGTCGCGGGTACTGGAGGTCAGTTTCTCTGATGGCGCAAACTTTCGCATCCCGTTTGAGTTGATGCGTGTGTACTCCCCGTCTGCCGAGGTGCAAGGCCATGGCCCCGGCCAAGAGACCTTGCAAACGGGCAAACGGGATGTTGAGCTCGAAGCGCTGGAACCTGTGGGCAACTACGCCGTGCAGCCGCGGTTTTCAGATGGCCACGACACCGGAATCTTCTCGTGGGACTATCTGTACTTTTTGGGCTCGCAGCAGGAGCGCCTGTGGCAGGACTATGCGGACCGGCTCAAACTGGCCCATGCGGACCGGGATGCGCCTATGGTGGCAAAATCGGGGAATGCCTGCTCCAGCCATTGAATGGATGAGCGCTATCAAAATAATAGCTATACACTCAATAATCTCGGGGGCTGGATGCCATTTTCACCCTCATTAATACTATGACCACTACACATTTCGGCTTCAAGTCGGTAGACGAAGCAGAAAAAGCACGCCATGTGCGTGGCGTTTTCGACTCGGTTGCGCCCAAATACGATGTGATGAATGACCTCATGTCCATGGGTTTGCACCGCGCGTGGAAGGCTTACACCGTAATGGTTGCCAATTTGCAAGAGGGTGACAAGGTACTGGACATCGCTGGCGGTACGGGCGACCTGGCTCTGGCTTTTTCCAAGAAGGTTGGCAACTCGGGGCAGGTGGTGCACACGGACATCAACGAAGCCATGCTCAGCACCGGGCGCAACCGCCTGATCGACGAAGGGGTGGCGCTGCCCACGCTTGTATGTGACGCCGAGAAACTGCCATTCGCCGACAATTACTTCAACCTGGTCAGCGTAGCCTTTGGCTTGCGCAATATGACCCACAAGGGTGTGGCTCTGGCCGAGATGCAGCGTGTGCTCAAGCCGGGTGGCAAGTTGTTGGTGCTGGAGTTCTCCAAGGTGGCCGCACCGCTTGAGAAGATCTATGACTGGTATTCGTTCAAGGTCTTGCCCAAATTGGGCAAGTTGGTGGCGGGTGATGACTCAAGCTACCAGTACCTCGCAGAGTCGATTCGTATGCATCCGGGCCAGGCCGAATTGAAGACCATGATGCACAAAGGGGGTTTTGGCCATGTGGACTATCACAACCTGACTGGCGGTGTTGTGGCTTTGCATGTTGGAATCAAGTGCTGAGGCTTGTGGATTCGGCATCTATCCTCACCTTACAAGTTCCTTTGGAGTGAATATGAAAATTTGGACAGTTATTTTGGTCGCCACGTTGGCGCTTGCCAGCATCAATGCGGAGGCGGCGCGTCGACTGGGTGGCGGCAAGTCGGTGGGCCAACAATCGTCCAACGTGACCCAACGCGATGCGACACCGGCTGCACCGGCAGCGCCCAGCCAGGGTGTGAACAATACCGCGGCGGCAAAACCCGCCGCCGCCACACCGCCTGCACCGGCTAAACGCCCCTGGGGTGCCATGCTGGGCGGTCTGGCCGCCGGCTTGGGTTTGGCGTGGCTTGCAAGTTCCCTCGGCCTCGGTGAAGGAATGGGCCAGGTCCTGATGTTTGCGCTGCTGGCAATGGTCGTCGTTATGGGCATCGGCTGGTTTATGCGGCGCAAAGCCGCGGCTGCAGCCCCACAGGCGAGCCCTTTTGCCTTCCAGGGTGCCGGCAATACCGGAGCCCCCCCGGTAACCCAGTCCAAGCCCTACAGCCCGGACCACGTTGGTAACGACGCATCCGCACGTCCCTGGGAGCGTAGCAGCATGGCGTTTGAAGCGTCCAATCCCACCGGGGGTTCCATGATTGGCTCCGCACTGATGGGCTCACAGAACTGGGGCATTCCGGCAGGGTTCGATTCCGAAGGATTTTTGGCTGCGGCCAAAACCAACTTTGTGACCTTGCAGGTTGCCTGGGACAAATCTGACATCCCGGCCTTGCGCGCCATGATGACGGACACCATGCTGCGTGAAATCCAGGCCCAGTTGGCCGAGCGCGAGGCGCAGCCCGGATCCAGCCCCAACCGAACCGACGTGGTGATGTTGGAAGCCCGTTTGTTGGGTATTGAAGAAACAGCAGATGAGTATTTGGCCAGTGTGGAGTTCTCCGGCATGATTCGCGAAGAGCCATCGGCCGGCCCCAGCCCGTTCCGTGAGGTCTGGAACATGAGCAAGCCCGTCAGCGGTAACCGCGGCTGGTTGGTGGCAGGCGTACAAGCCCTGCAGTAGCCGCGAACTAGGCCGTGGTGTTCACGGCCATTCACCCGATTCAGGGAATAATGGGGACTATGGCAACACAGTCCCCTTTTTCATTGCTGGAGGGTCTCCTCCAGAATTTCAGCCTTCCGTTTACGCCACCCGCCTGGGCCATAGACGAGGTGCGCCGACGCGTCGTCCTGTTGCTCAACCATGTGCTGATGCAGGAGCCCCAGGCCATGGAACGCCTGGTCCGGCAAAAAGGTAGTGTCGTGCGCATGCAGTGGCGCGACATGACCTTTGTAGTGGTGGTCACGCCGGCCGGTTTGTTGGACCTGGCGGCGGCTGATGCGCAAACCGATCTTTCCTTGGTGATCACGGATG from Rhodoferax sp. AJA081-3 includes these protein-coding regions:
- a CDS encoding ShlB/FhaC/HecB family hemolysin secretion/activation protein, whose protein sequence is MSPAQSPSPVFVIRGFDITGDNPLADGEVTNILAPYLRADATIETLQKATAALEAALKDKGFTLYRVALPPQEVGRTVTLNIVKFVIGKINIEGRERYTEANIRASLPELKEGTAPNFRTLAVQTAIANESQGKQLQVAVKESDDADKIDVRIIVKESKPWSLSVSESNTGSSATGNDRLTLAGTHSNLFDRDHQLTAAYTTSLERPSDVRQFGLNYRVPLYRLGGVIGMSYTHSDVVGNFGAFNSTGAGQTFGLNYNHYLPPDGGYRGYVSLGLDHKQFDVTHINGFPLAGQLVRRSQPLSLGYTAKVESDSQVWGYNLDLASNLPGGAGNDVASYQSEDSRITTASWKVLRGGANYLTGFSNGWFFGVRAQFQLSTDALISGEQFGLGGASSVRGVGERPLSGDSGMLLSTEITSRELAPGLRMLGFVDAGWLSNRNPNGNPKPAADSLSSAGVGLRYTLPTVTMSADYGRVLGGSTLPYVAGSGIPQAGDQKLHVNLSAKF
- the ubiE gene encoding bifunctional demethylmenaquinone methyltransferase/2-methoxy-6-polyprenyl-1,4-benzoquinol methylase UbiE, whose translation is MTTTHFGFKSVDEAEKARHVRGVFDSVAPKYDVMNDLMSMGLHRAWKAYTVMVANLQEGDKVLDIAGGTGDLALAFSKKVGNSGQVVHTDINEAMLSTGRNRLIDEGVALPTLVCDAEKLPFADNYFNLVSVAFGLRNMTHKGVALAEMQRVLKPGGKLLVLEFSKVAAPLEKIYDWYSFKVLPKLGKLVAGDDSSYQYLAESIRMHPGQAELKTMMHKGGFGHVDYHNLTGGVVALHVGIKC
- a CDS encoding gamma-butyrobetaine hydroxylase-like domain-containing protein, whose translation is MAGLKTGAPTPQALTVHGQSRVLEVSFSDGANFRIPFELMRVYSPSAEVQGHGPGQETLQTGKRDVELEALEPVGNYAVQPRFSDGHDTGIFSWDYLYFLGSQQERLWQDYADRLKLAHADRDAPMVAKSGNACSSH
- a CDS encoding Tim44 domain-containing protein — its product is MKIWTVILVATLALASINAEAARRLGGGKSVGQQSSNVTQRDATPAAPAAPSQGVNNTAAAKPAAATPPAPAKRPWGAMLGGLAAGLGLAWLASSLGLGEGMGQVLMFALLAMVVVMGIGWFMRRKAAAAAPQASPFAFQGAGNTGAPPVTQSKPYSPDHVGNDASARPWERSSMAFEASNPTGGSMIGSALMGSQNWGIPAGFDSEGFLAAAKTNFVTLQVAWDKSDIPALRAMMTDTMLREIQAQLAEREAQPGSSPNRTDVVMLEARLLGIEETADEYLASVEFSGMIREEPSAGPSPFREVWNMSKPVSGNRGWLVAGVQALQ